The following are from one region of the Brienomyrus brachyistius isolate T26 chromosome 4, BBRACH_0.4, whole genome shotgun sequence genome:
- the sh3kbp1 gene encoding SH3 domain-containing kinase-binding protein 1 isoform X11, with protein MKKEVKKEVSSGAKKAELPNGAPSPGTEPSMRAIKKAGDAIRRRRCKVAFSYAPQNEDELELKIGDVIDILAEVEEGWWEGTLHGKVGMFPSNFTKLLLDEAEDPPTPQEDSRSGRTSMKDSTGSESDGGDSGSVRSDTGSVASGSGGIQPKKVRGVGFGDIFKDQAIKLRPRSMDADSELEKQAVKKAPPPAGGQDAVKSDPDAKAKAAAKELCKVLFPYEAQNEDELSIKEGDIVAIITKECADTGWWLGELNGKQGVFPDNFVKLFIPEVEKERPKKPPPPAAPSAKQNAETRKPDSKPDGKTDMKKVPPERPECLPQRGEDRGDEVKVVEIPKPALPGIPPKKPLPPKATNSLGRPPPASSGPRRPERPERPAVPSTQSDSSKSEGGTPASDRGSSDRSTDIDVEDLDSIVSSTERLNHPTASRPRMIDRRPRSQIFTSSSLSSPDLQDSLVLDDEKPEKEKEGQDSPSSKALDATRKVPKTAPVLPTSDKSALPPKPVIPSLSSGTTPPASASGGSSDPPSLEELKAQLRDLQAAVEMMKLQHKKEIKQLTGELDEERKSRLTLQMEVESIKKALCK; from the exons ATGAAGAAGGAGGTCAAGAAGGAGGTCAGCAGTGGAGCTAAGAAGGCAGAGCTCCCTAACGGCGCCCCCAGCCCGGGGACTGAGCCCAGCATGCGGGCCATCAAGAAAG CAGGAGACGCCATCCGCAGGAGGAGGTGTAAGGTGGCCTTCAGCTACGCTCCTCAGAATGAGGACGAGCTGGAGCTGAAGATCGGGGATGTCATCGATATTCTGGCCGAG GTGGAGGAGGGCTGGTGGGAAGGCACCCTCCACGGAAAGGTGGGCATGTTCCCCTCTAACTTCACCAAGCTGTTACTGGACGAGGCTGAGGACCCGCCCACTCCCCAGGAGGACAGCCGCAGTGGCCGCACCA GCATGAAGGACAGCACGGGCTCAGAGAGCGATGGCGGCGACTCGGGCAGCGTGCGCTCTGACACGGGCAGTGTGGCGTCCGGCAGCGGCGGGATCCAGCCCAAGAAGGTCCGTGGTGTTGGCTTTGGGGACATCTTCAAAGACCAGGCCATCAAGCTGCGGCCACGCTCCATGGATGCCGACAGCGAGCTGGAGAAG CAGGCCGTGAAGaaagcccctccccccgcaGGGGGCCAGGACGCCGTCAAGTCTGATCCTGATGCCAAGGCTAAAG cagCAGCAAAGGAGCTCTGCAAAGTGCTGTTTCCATACGAGGCACAGAACGAAGACGAGTTGTCCATCAAGGAGGGCGACATCGTAGCCATCATCACCAAG GAGTGTGCGGACACTGGCTGGTGGCTCGGCGAGCTGAATGGCAAACAGGGCGTGTTCCCAGACAACTTTGTCAAGCTCTTCATCCCAGAGGTGGAGAAAGAG AGGCCTAAGAAACCGccccctccggctgccccctcaGCCAAACAGAATGCAG AAACCAGGAAGCCAGACAGCAAACCAGATGGCAAAACAGATATGAAGAAGGTCCCCCCCGAGCGACCCGAGTGCCTGCCCCAGAGGGGGGAGGACAGAG GTGACGAGGTGAAGGTGGTGGAAATCCCGAAGCCGGCCCTCCCTGGGATCCCCCCAAAGAAGCCCCTGCCCCCCAAGGCCACCAACTCGCTGGGACGTCCCCCTCCCGCCTCCTCCGGGCCGAGGAGGCCAGAGCGACCTGAGAGGCCAGCTGTGCCCAGCACCCA AAGCGACAGCTCCAAATCAGAGGGTGGGACCCCAGCATCAGATCGGGGGTCCTCAGACAGGTCTACTGACATAG ATGTGGAAGACCTTGACTCCATAGTGTCATCCACGGAGCGGCTGAACCACCCGACCGCGTCTCGACCACGCATGATAGACCGTCGTCCGCGCTCACAGATCTTCACCTCT tcCTCCCTCTCCAGCCCAGACCTCCAAGACTCCCTGGTGCTAGATGATGAGAAGCCGGAAAAGGAGAAGGAGGGGCAGGATTCCCCCTCCTCCAAAGCTCTCGATGCCACCAGGAAGGTGCCCAAAACTGCCCCAGTCCTACCA ACCAGTGACAAGTCAGCCTTGCCCCCCAAGCCTGTCATCCCCTCCTTGTCCTCCGGCACCACTCCTCCTGCATCGGCATCGGGGGGCTCCtctgacccccccagcctggaagaGCTCAAGGCTCAGCTCAGGGACCTGCAGGCCGCCGTAGAGATGATGAAGCTGCAGCACAA GAAAGAAATTAAGCAGCTGACGGGGGAGCTGGATGAGGAAAGAAAGAGCCGCCTCACTCTACag ATGGAGGTGGAAAGCATCAAGAAAGCCCTCTGCAAGtaa
- the sh3kbp1 gene encoding SH3 domain-containing kinase-binding protein 1 isoform X12, translating into MKKEVKKEVSSGAKKAELPNGAPSPGTEPSMRAIKKGDAIRRRRCKVAFSYAPQNEDELELKIGDVIDILAEVEEGWWEGTLHGKVGMFPSNFTKLLLDEAEDPPTPQEDSRSGRTSMKDSTGSESDGGDSGSVRSDTGSVASGSGGIQPKKVRGVGFGDIFKDQAIKLRPRSMDADSELEKQAVKKAPPPAGGQDAVKSDPDAKAKAAAKELCKVLFPYEAQNEDELSIKEGDIVAIITKECADTGWWLGELNGKQGVFPDNFVKLFIPEVEKERPKKPPPPAAPSAKQNAETRKPDSKPDGKTDMKKVPPERPECLPQRGEDRGDEVKVVEIPKPALPGIPPKKPLPPKATNSLGRPPPASSGPRRPERPERPAVPSTQSDSSKSEGGTPASDRGSSDRSTDIDVEDLDSIVSSTERLNHPTASRPRMIDRRPRSQIFTSSSLSSPDLQDSLVLDDEKPEKEKEGQDSPSSKALDATRKVPKTAPVLPTSDKSALPPKPVIPSLSSGTTPPASASGGSSDPPSLEELKAQLRDLQAAVEMMKLQHKKEIKQLTGELDEERKSRLTLQMEVESIKKALCK; encoded by the exons ATGAAGAAGGAGGTCAAGAAGGAGGTCAGCAGTGGAGCTAAGAAGGCAGAGCTCCCTAACGGCGCCCCCAGCCCGGGGACTGAGCCCAGCATGCGGGCCATCAAGAAAG GAGACGCCATCCGCAGGAGGAGGTGTAAGGTGGCCTTCAGCTACGCTCCTCAGAATGAGGACGAGCTGGAGCTGAAGATCGGGGATGTCATCGATATTCTGGCCGAG GTGGAGGAGGGCTGGTGGGAAGGCACCCTCCACGGAAAGGTGGGCATGTTCCCCTCTAACTTCACCAAGCTGTTACTGGACGAGGCTGAGGACCCGCCCACTCCCCAGGAGGACAGCCGCAGTGGCCGCACCA GCATGAAGGACAGCACGGGCTCAGAGAGCGATGGCGGCGACTCGGGCAGCGTGCGCTCTGACACGGGCAGTGTGGCGTCCGGCAGCGGCGGGATCCAGCCCAAGAAGGTCCGTGGTGTTGGCTTTGGGGACATCTTCAAAGACCAGGCCATCAAGCTGCGGCCACGCTCCATGGATGCCGACAGCGAGCTGGAGAAG CAGGCCGTGAAGaaagcccctccccccgcaGGGGGCCAGGACGCCGTCAAGTCTGATCCTGATGCCAAGGCTAAAG cagCAGCAAAGGAGCTCTGCAAAGTGCTGTTTCCATACGAGGCACAGAACGAAGACGAGTTGTCCATCAAGGAGGGCGACATCGTAGCCATCATCACCAAG GAGTGTGCGGACACTGGCTGGTGGCTCGGCGAGCTGAATGGCAAACAGGGCGTGTTCCCAGACAACTTTGTCAAGCTCTTCATCCCAGAGGTGGAGAAAGAG AGGCCTAAGAAACCGccccctccggctgccccctcaGCCAAACAGAATGCAG AAACCAGGAAGCCAGACAGCAAACCAGATGGCAAAACAGATATGAAGAAGGTCCCCCCCGAGCGACCCGAGTGCCTGCCCCAGAGGGGGGAGGACAGAG GTGACGAGGTGAAGGTGGTGGAAATCCCGAAGCCGGCCCTCCCTGGGATCCCCCCAAAGAAGCCCCTGCCCCCCAAGGCCACCAACTCGCTGGGACGTCCCCCTCCCGCCTCCTCCGGGCCGAGGAGGCCAGAGCGACCTGAGAGGCCAGCTGTGCCCAGCACCCA AAGCGACAGCTCCAAATCAGAGGGTGGGACCCCAGCATCAGATCGGGGGTCCTCAGACAGGTCTACTGACATAG ATGTGGAAGACCTTGACTCCATAGTGTCATCCACGGAGCGGCTGAACCACCCGACCGCGTCTCGACCACGCATGATAGACCGTCGTCCGCGCTCACAGATCTTCACCTCT tcCTCCCTCTCCAGCCCAGACCTCCAAGACTCCCTGGTGCTAGATGATGAGAAGCCGGAAAAGGAGAAGGAGGGGCAGGATTCCCCCTCCTCCAAAGCTCTCGATGCCACCAGGAAGGTGCCCAAAACTGCCCCAGTCCTACCA ACCAGTGACAAGTCAGCCTTGCCCCCCAAGCCTGTCATCCCCTCCTTGTCCTCCGGCACCACTCCTCCTGCATCGGCATCGGGGGGCTCCtctgacccccccagcctggaagaGCTCAAGGCTCAGCTCAGGGACCTGCAGGCCGCCGTAGAGATGATGAAGCTGCAGCACAA GAAAGAAATTAAGCAGCTGACGGGGGAGCTGGATGAGGAAAGAAAGAGCCGCCTCACTCTACag ATGGAGGTGGAAAGCATCAAGAAAGCCCTCTGCAAGtaa
- the sh3kbp1 gene encoding SH3 domain-containing kinase-binding protein 1 isoform X4 gives MEAIVEFDYRAQHDDELTIAVGDIISNIRKDDGGWWEGELAGRRGFFPDNFVREMKKEVKKEVSSGAKKAELPNGAPSPGTEPSMRAIKKAGDAIRRRRCKVAFSYAPQNEDELELKIGDVIDILAEVEEGWWEGTLHGKVGMFPSNFTKLLLDEAEDPPTPQEDSRSGRTSMKDSTGSESDGGDSGSVRSDTGSVASGSGGIQPKKVRGVGFGDIFKDQAIKLRPRSMDADSELEKQAVKKAPPPAGGQDAVKSDPDAKAKAAAKELCKVLFPYEAQNEDELSIKEGDIVAIITKECADTGWWLGELNGKQGVFPDNFVKLFIPEVEKERPKKPPPPAAPSAKQNAETRKPDSKPDGKTDMKKVPPERPECLPQRGEDRGDEVKVVEIPKPALPGIPPKKPLPPKATNSLGRPPPASSGPRRPERPERPAVPSTQSDSSKSEGGTPASDRGSSDRSTDIDVEDLDSIVSSTERLNHPTASRPRMIDRRPRSQIFTSSSLSSPDLQDSLVLDDEKPEKEKEGQDSPSSKALDATRKVPKTAPVLPTSDKSALPPKPVIPSLSSGTTPPASASGGSSDPPSLEELKAQLRDLQAAVEMMKLQHKKEIKQLTGELDEERKSRLTLQMEVESIKKALCK, from the exons GAGATGAAGAAGGAGGTCAAGAAGGAGGTCAGCAGTGGAGCTAAGAAGGCAGAGCTCCCTAACGGCGCCCCCAGCCCGGGGACTGAGCCCAGCATGCGGGCCATCAAGAAAG CAGGAGACGCCATCCGCAGGAGGAGGTGTAAGGTGGCCTTCAGCTACGCTCCTCAGAATGAGGACGAGCTGGAGCTGAAGATCGGGGATGTCATCGATATTCTGGCCGAG GTGGAGGAGGGCTGGTGGGAAGGCACCCTCCACGGAAAGGTGGGCATGTTCCCCTCTAACTTCACCAAGCTGTTACTGGACGAGGCTGAGGACCCGCCCACTCCCCAGGAGGACAGCCGCAGTGGCCGCACCA GCATGAAGGACAGCACGGGCTCAGAGAGCGATGGCGGCGACTCGGGCAGCGTGCGCTCTGACACGGGCAGTGTGGCGTCCGGCAGCGGCGGGATCCAGCCCAAGAAGGTCCGTGGTGTTGGCTTTGGGGACATCTTCAAAGACCAGGCCATCAAGCTGCGGCCACGCTCCATGGATGCCGACAGCGAGCTGGAGAAG CAGGCCGTGAAGaaagcccctccccccgcaGGGGGCCAGGACGCCGTCAAGTCTGATCCTGATGCCAAGGCTAAAG cagCAGCAAAGGAGCTCTGCAAAGTGCTGTTTCCATACGAGGCACAGAACGAAGACGAGTTGTCCATCAAGGAGGGCGACATCGTAGCCATCATCACCAAG GAGTGTGCGGACACTGGCTGGTGGCTCGGCGAGCTGAATGGCAAACAGGGCGTGTTCCCAGACAACTTTGTCAAGCTCTTCATCCCAGAGGTGGAGAAAGAG AGGCCTAAGAAACCGccccctccggctgccccctcaGCCAAACAGAATGCAG AAACCAGGAAGCCAGACAGCAAACCAGATGGCAAAACAGATATGAAGAAGGTCCCCCCCGAGCGACCCGAGTGCCTGCCCCAGAGGGGGGAGGACAGAG GTGACGAGGTGAAGGTGGTGGAAATCCCGAAGCCGGCCCTCCCTGGGATCCCCCCAAAGAAGCCCCTGCCCCCCAAGGCCACCAACTCGCTGGGACGTCCCCCTCCCGCCTCCTCCGGGCCGAGGAGGCCAGAGCGACCTGAGAGGCCAGCTGTGCCCAGCACCCA AAGCGACAGCTCCAAATCAGAGGGTGGGACCCCAGCATCAGATCGGGGGTCCTCAGACAGGTCTACTGACATAG ATGTGGAAGACCTTGACTCCATAGTGTCATCCACGGAGCGGCTGAACCACCCGACCGCGTCTCGACCACGCATGATAGACCGTCGTCCGCGCTCACAGATCTTCACCTCT tcCTCCCTCTCCAGCCCAGACCTCCAAGACTCCCTGGTGCTAGATGATGAGAAGCCGGAAAAGGAGAAGGAGGGGCAGGATTCCCCCTCCTCCAAAGCTCTCGATGCCACCAGGAAGGTGCCCAAAACTGCCCCAGTCCTACCA ACCAGTGACAAGTCAGCCTTGCCCCCCAAGCCTGTCATCCCCTCCTTGTCCTCCGGCACCACTCCTCCTGCATCGGCATCGGGGGGCTCCtctgacccccccagcctggaagaGCTCAAGGCTCAGCTCAGGGACCTGCAGGCCGCCGTAGAGATGATGAAGCTGCAGCACAA GAAAGAAATTAAGCAGCTGACGGGGGAGCTGGATGAGGAAAGAAAGAGCCGCCTCACTCTACag ATGGAGGTGGAAAGCATCAAGAAAGCCCTCTGCAAGtaa
- the sh3kbp1 gene encoding SH3 domain-containing kinase-binding protein 1 isoform X9 — translation MVEAIVEFDYRAQHDDELTIAVGDIISNIRKDDGGWWEGELAGRRGFFPDNFVREMKKEVKKEVSSGAKKAELPNGAPSPGTEPSMRAIKKAGDAIRRRRCKVAFSYAPQNEDELELKIGDVIDILAEVEEGWWEGTLHGKVGMFPSNFTKLLLDEAEDPPTPQEDSRSGRTSMKDSTGSESDGGDSGSVRSDTGSVASGSGGIQPKKVRGVGFGDIFKDQAIKLRPRSMDADSELEKAVKKAPPPAGGQDAVKSDPDAKAKAKELCKVLFPYEAQNEDELSIKEGDIVAIITKECADTGWWLGELNGKQGVFPDNFVKLFIPEVEKERPKKPPPPAAPSAKQNAETRKPDSKPDGKTDMKKVPPERPECLPQRGEDRGDEVKVVEIPKPALPGIPPKKPLPPKATNSLGRPPPASSGPRRPERPERPAVPSTQSDSSKSEGGTPASDRGSSDRSTDIDVEDLDSIVSSTERLNHPTASRPRMIDRRPRSQIFTSSSLSSPDLQDSLVLDDEKPEKEKEGQDSPSSKALDATRKVPKTAPVLPTSDKSALPPKPVIPSLSSGTTPPASASGGSSDPPSLEELKAQLRDLQAAVEMMKLQHKKEIKQLTGELDEERKSRLTLQMEVESIKKALCK, via the exons GAGATGAAGAAGGAGGTCAAGAAGGAGGTCAGCAGTGGAGCTAAGAAGGCAGAGCTCCCTAACGGCGCCCCCAGCCCGGGGACTGAGCCCAGCATGCGGGCCATCAAGAAAG CAGGAGACGCCATCCGCAGGAGGAGGTGTAAGGTGGCCTTCAGCTACGCTCCTCAGAATGAGGACGAGCTGGAGCTGAAGATCGGGGATGTCATCGATATTCTGGCCGAG GTGGAGGAGGGCTGGTGGGAAGGCACCCTCCACGGAAAGGTGGGCATGTTCCCCTCTAACTTCACCAAGCTGTTACTGGACGAGGCTGAGGACCCGCCCACTCCCCAGGAGGACAGCCGCAGTGGCCGCACCA GCATGAAGGACAGCACGGGCTCAGAGAGCGATGGCGGCGACTCGGGCAGCGTGCGCTCTGACACGGGCAGTGTGGCGTCCGGCAGCGGCGGGATCCAGCCCAAGAAGGTCCGTGGTGTTGGCTTTGGGGACATCTTCAAAGACCAGGCCATCAAGCTGCGGCCACGCTCCATGGATGCCGACAGCGAGCTGGAGAAG GCCGTGAAGaaagcccctccccccgcaGGGGGCCAGGACGCCGTCAAGTCTGATCCTGATGCCAAGGCTAAAG CAAAGGAGCTCTGCAAAGTGCTGTTTCCATACGAGGCACAGAACGAAGACGAGTTGTCCATCAAGGAGGGCGACATCGTAGCCATCATCACCAAG GAGTGTGCGGACACTGGCTGGTGGCTCGGCGAGCTGAATGGCAAACAGGGCGTGTTCCCAGACAACTTTGTCAAGCTCTTCATCCCAGAGGTGGAGAAAGAG AGGCCTAAGAAACCGccccctccggctgccccctcaGCCAAACAGAATGCAG AAACCAGGAAGCCAGACAGCAAACCAGATGGCAAAACAGATATGAAGAAGGTCCCCCCCGAGCGACCCGAGTGCCTGCCCCAGAGGGGGGAGGACAGAG GTGACGAGGTGAAGGTGGTGGAAATCCCGAAGCCGGCCCTCCCTGGGATCCCCCCAAAGAAGCCCCTGCCCCCCAAGGCCACCAACTCGCTGGGACGTCCCCCTCCCGCCTCCTCCGGGCCGAGGAGGCCAGAGCGACCTGAGAGGCCAGCTGTGCCCAGCACCCA AAGCGACAGCTCCAAATCAGAGGGTGGGACCCCAGCATCAGATCGGGGGTCCTCAGACAGGTCTACTGACATAG ATGTGGAAGACCTTGACTCCATAGTGTCATCCACGGAGCGGCTGAACCACCCGACCGCGTCTCGACCACGCATGATAGACCGTCGTCCGCGCTCACAGATCTTCACCTCT tcCTCCCTCTCCAGCCCAGACCTCCAAGACTCCCTGGTGCTAGATGATGAGAAGCCGGAAAAGGAGAAGGAGGGGCAGGATTCCCCCTCCTCCAAAGCTCTCGATGCCACCAGGAAGGTGCCCAAAACTGCCCCAGTCCTACCA ACCAGTGACAAGTCAGCCTTGCCCCCCAAGCCTGTCATCCCCTCCTTGTCCTCCGGCACCACTCCTCCTGCATCGGCATCGGGGGGCTCCtctgacccccccagcctggaagaGCTCAAGGCTCAGCTCAGGGACCTGCAGGCCGCCGTAGAGATGATGAAGCTGCAGCACAA GAAAGAAATTAAGCAGCTGACGGGGGAGCTGGATGAGGAAAGAAAGAGCCGCCTCACTCTACag ATGGAGGTGGAAAGCATCAAGAAAGCCCTCTGCAAGtaa
- the sh3kbp1 gene encoding SH3 domain-containing kinase-binding protein 1 isoform X7 has translation MVEAIVEFDYRAQHDDELTIAVGDIISNIRKDDGGWWEGELAGRRGFFPDNFVREMKKEVKKEVSSGAKKAELPNGAPSPGTEPSMRAIKKAGDAIRRRRCKVAFSYAPQNEDELELKIGDVIDILAEVEEGWWEGTLHGKVGMFPSNFTKLLLDEAEDPPTPQEDSRSGRTSMKDSTGSESDGGDSGSVRSDTGSVASGSGGIQPKKVRGVGFGDIFKDQAIKLRPRSMDADSELEKAVKKAPPPAGGQDAVKSDPDAKAKAAKELCKVLFPYEAQNEDELSIKEGDIVAIITKECADTGWWLGELNGKQGVFPDNFVKLFIPEVEKERPKKPPPPAAPSAKQNAETRKPDSKPDGKTDMKKVPPERPECLPQRGEDRGDEVKVVEIPKPALPGIPPKKPLPPKATNSLGRPPPASSGPRRPERPERPAVPSTQSDSSKSEGGTPASDRGSSDRSTDIDVEDLDSIVSSTERLNHPTASRPRMIDRRPRSQIFTSSSLSSPDLQDSLVLDDEKPEKEKEGQDSPSSKALDATRKVPKTAPVLPTSDKSALPPKPVIPSLSSGTTPPASASGGSSDPPSLEELKAQLRDLQAAVEMMKLQHKKEIKQLTGELDEERKSRLTLQMEVESIKKALCK, from the exons GAGATGAAGAAGGAGGTCAAGAAGGAGGTCAGCAGTGGAGCTAAGAAGGCAGAGCTCCCTAACGGCGCCCCCAGCCCGGGGACTGAGCCCAGCATGCGGGCCATCAAGAAAG CAGGAGACGCCATCCGCAGGAGGAGGTGTAAGGTGGCCTTCAGCTACGCTCCTCAGAATGAGGACGAGCTGGAGCTGAAGATCGGGGATGTCATCGATATTCTGGCCGAG GTGGAGGAGGGCTGGTGGGAAGGCACCCTCCACGGAAAGGTGGGCATGTTCCCCTCTAACTTCACCAAGCTGTTACTGGACGAGGCTGAGGACCCGCCCACTCCCCAGGAGGACAGCCGCAGTGGCCGCACCA GCATGAAGGACAGCACGGGCTCAGAGAGCGATGGCGGCGACTCGGGCAGCGTGCGCTCTGACACGGGCAGTGTGGCGTCCGGCAGCGGCGGGATCCAGCCCAAGAAGGTCCGTGGTGTTGGCTTTGGGGACATCTTCAAAGACCAGGCCATCAAGCTGCGGCCACGCTCCATGGATGCCGACAGCGAGCTGGAGAAG GCCGTGAAGaaagcccctccccccgcaGGGGGCCAGGACGCCGTCAAGTCTGATCCTGATGCCAAGGCTAAAG CAGCAAAGGAGCTCTGCAAAGTGCTGTTTCCATACGAGGCACAGAACGAAGACGAGTTGTCCATCAAGGAGGGCGACATCGTAGCCATCATCACCAAG GAGTGTGCGGACACTGGCTGGTGGCTCGGCGAGCTGAATGGCAAACAGGGCGTGTTCCCAGACAACTTTGTCAAGCTCTTCATCCCAGAGGTGGAGAAAGAG AGGCCTAAGAAACCGccccctccggctgccccctcaGCCAAACAGAATGCAG AAACCAGGAAGCCAGACAGCAAACCAGATGGCAAAACAGATATGAAGAAGGTCCCCCCCGAGCGACCCGAGTGCCTGCCCCAGAGGGGGGAGGACAGAG GTGACGAGGTGAAGGTGGTGGAAATCCCGAAGCCGGCCCTCCCTGGGATCCCCCCAAAGAAGCCCCTGCCCCCCAAGGCCACCAACTCGCTGGGACGTCCCCCTCCCGCCTCCTCCGGGCCGAGGAGGCCAGAGCGACCTGAGAGGCCAGCTGTGCCCAGCACCCA AAGCGACAGCTCCAAATCAGAGGGTGGGACCCCAGCATCAGATCGGGGGTCCTCAGACAGGTCTACTGACATAG ATGTGGAAGACCTTGACTCCATAGTGTCATCCACGGAGCGGCTGAACCACCCGACCGCGTCTCGACCACGCATGATAGACCGTCGTCCGCGCTCACAGATCTTCACCTCT tcCTCCCTCTCCAGCCCAGACCTCCAAGACTCCCTGGTGCTAGATGATGAGAAGCCGGAAAAGGAGAAGGAGGGGCAGGATTCCCCCTCCTCCAAAGCTCTCGATGCCACCAGGAAGGTGCCCAAAACTGCCCCAGTCCTACCA ACCAGTGACAAGTCAGCCTTGCCCCCCAAGCCTGTCATCCCCTCCTTGTCCTCCGGCACCACTCCTCCTGCATCGGCATCGGGGGGCTCCtctgacccccccagcctggaagaGCTCAAGGCTCAGCTCAGGGACCTGCAGGCCGCCGTAGAGATGATGAAGCTGCAGCACAA GAAAGAAATTAAGCAGCTGACGGGGGAGCTGGATGAGGAAAGAAAGAGCCGCCTCACTCTACag ATGGAGGTGGAAAGCATCAAGAAAGCCCTCTGCAAGtaa
- the sh3kbp1 gene encoding SH3 domain-containing kinase-binding protein 1 isoform X2 → MVEAIVEFDYRAQHDDELTIAVGDIISNIRKDDGGWWEGELAGRRGFFPDNFVREMKKEVKKEVSSGAKKAELPNGAPSPGTEPSMRAIKKGDAIRRRRCKVAFSYAPQNEDELELKIGDVIDILAEVEEGWWEGTLHGKVGMFPSNFTKLLLDEAEDPPTPQEDSRSGRTSMKDSTGSESDGGDSGSVRSDTGSVASGSGGIQPKKVRGVGFGDIFKDQAIKLRPRSMDADSELEKQAVKKAPPPAGGQDAVKSDPDAKAKAAAKELCKVLFPYEAQNEDELSIKEGDIVAIITKECADTGWWLGELNGKQGVFPDNFVKLFIPEVEKERPKKPPPPAAPSAKQNAETRKPDSKPDGKTDMKKVPPERPECLPQRGEDRGDEVKVVEIPKPALPGIPPKKPLPPKATNSLGRPPPASSGPRRPERPERPAVPSTQSDSSKSEGGTPASDRGSSDRSTDIDVEDLDSIVSSTERLNHPTASRPRMIDRRPRSQIFTSSSLSSPDLQDSLVLDDEKPEKEKEGQDSPSSKALDATRKVPKTAPVLPTSDKSALPPKPVIPSLSSGTTPPASASGGSSDPPSLEELKAQLRDLQAAVEMMKLQHKKEIKQLTGELDEERKSRLTLQMEVESIKKALCK, encoded by the exons GAGATGAAGAAGGAGGTCAAGAAGGAGGTCAGCAGTGGAGCTAAGAAGGCAGAGCTCCCTAACGGCGCCCCCAGCCCGGGGACTGAGCCCAGCATGCGGGCCATCAAGAAAG GAGACGCCATCCGCAGGAGGAGGTGTAAGGTGGCCTTCAGCTACGCTCCTCAGAATGAGGACGAGCTGGAGCTGAAGATCGGGGATGTCATCGATATTCTGGCCGAG GTGGAGGAGGGCTGGTGGGAAGGCACCCTCCACGGAAAGGTGGGCATGTTCCCCTCTAACTTCACCAAGCTGTTACTGGACGAGGCTGAGGACCCGCCCACTCCCCAGGAGGACAGCCGCAGTGGCCGCACCA GCATGAAGGACAGCACGGGCTCAGAGAGCGATGGCGGCGACTCGGGCAGCGTGCGCTCTGACACGGGCAGTGTGGCGTCCGGCAGCGGCGGGATCCAGCCCAAGAAGGTCCGTGGTGTTGGCTTTGGGGACATCTTCAAAGACCAGGCCATCAAGCTGCGGCCACGCTCCATGGATGCCGACAGCGAGCTGGAGAAG CAGGCCGTGAAGaaagcccctccccccgcaGGGGGCCAGGACGCCGTCAAGTCTGATCCTGATGCCAAGGCTAAAG cagCAGCAAAGGAGCTCTGCAAAGTGCTGTTTCCATACGAGGCACAGAACGAAGACGAGTTGTCCATCAAGGAGGGCGACATCGTAGCCATCATCACCAAG GAGTGTGCGGACACTGGCTGGTGGCTCGGCGAGCTGAATGGCAAACAGGGCGTGTTCCCAGACAACTTTGTCAAGCTCTTCATCCCAGAGGTGGAGAAAGAG AGGCCTAAGAAACCGccccctccggctgccccctcaGCCAAACAGAATGCAG AAACCAGGAAGCCAGACAGCAAACCAGATGGCAAAACAGATATGAAGAAGGTCCCCCCCGAGCGACCCGAGTGCCTGCCCCAGAGGGGGGAGGACAGAG GTGACGAGGTGAAGGTGGTGGAAATCCCGAAGCCGGCCCTCCCTGGGATCCCCCCAAAGAAGCCCCTGCCCCCCAAGGCCACCAACTCGCTGGGACGTCCCCCTCCCGCCTCCTCCGGGCCGAGGAGGCCAGAGCGACCTGAGAGGCCAGCTGTGCCCAGCACCCA AAGCGACAGCTCCAAATCAGAGGGTGGGACCCCAGCATCAGATCGGGGGTCCTCAGACAGGTCTACTGACATAG ATGTGGAAGACCTTGACTCCATAGTGTCATCCACGGAGCGGCTGAACCACCCGACCGCGTCTCGACCACGCATGATAGACCGTCGTCCGCGCTCACAGATCTTCACCTCT tcCTCCCTCTCCAGCCCAGACCTCCAAGACTCCCTGGTGCTAGATGATGAGAAGCCGGAAAAGGAGAAGGAGGGGCAGGATTCCCCCTCCTCCAAAGCTCTCGATGCCACCAGGAAGGTGCCCAAAACTGCCCCAGTCCTACCA ACCAGTGACAAGTCAGCCTTGCCCCCCAAGCCTGTCATCCCCTCCTTGTCCTCCGGCACCACTCCTCCTGCATCGGCATCGGGGGGCTCCtctgacccccccagcctggaagaGCTCAAGGCTCAGCTCAGGGACCTGCAGGCCGCCGTAGAGATGATGAAGCTGCAGCACAA GAAAGAAATTAAGCAGCTGACGGGGGAGCTGGATGAGGAAAGAAAGAGCCGCCTCACTCTACag ATGGAGGTGGAAAGCATCAAGAAAGCCCTCTGCAAGtaa